In a single window of the Renibacterium salmoninarum ATCC 33209 genome:
- the lipB gene encoding lipoyl(octanoyl) transferase LipB produces MMLEFSEVRLAPNFVDYMQAWEMQQKLHDAVVEGQAPSTVLLLEHAAVYTAGKRTEDHERPFDGTPVIPVDRGGKLTWHGPGQLVGYPIIALADPHAIREYVATLEDILIAVLAQFGIKGERVDGRAGIWLLADAKGPTRKIAAIGIRVHNGVTMHGFSLNCDNDLAPYGQIIACGITDAGATTMELETGRNISPAQVLPHIIKEFSAREATLIGAPAHEAVVPARATEGATQ; encoded by the coding sequence ATGATGCTTGAGTTCTCCGAAGTCAGGTTAGCTCCGAACTTTGTTGACTACATGCAGGCCTGGGAAATGCAACAAAAGCTACACGACGCCGTTGTCGAAGGACAGGCTCCCAGCACTGTGCTACTGCTGGAACATGCTGCGGTGTATACCGCTGGCAAACGTACCGAAGACCATGAGCGGCCTTTCGACGGTACCCCGGTGATTCCGGTAGACCGTGGTGGGAAGCTCACTTGGCACGGACCTGGCCAGCTCGTTGGCTATCCGATTATTGCCTTGGCCGACCCGCACGCGATTCGTGAATACGTTGCGACTCTGGAAGACATTCTGATTGCGGTACTGGCTCAATTTGGTATCAAAGGTGAACGCGTCGATGGACGCGCCGGGATTTGGCTACTCGCCGATGCCAAAGGCCCCACCCGAAAAATCGCCGCGATCGGCATTCGCGTCCACAATGGCGTCACGATGCATGGTTTCTCACTTAATTGCGACAATGATTTAGCCCCGTATGGCCAAATCATCGCCTGCGGTATTACGGACGCCGGAGCTACCACGATGGAGCTTGAGACCGGTCGGAATATTTCACCCGCCCAGGTGCTTCCCCACATCATCAAAGAATTCTCAGCACGCGAAGCAACACTGATCGGAGCACCGGCCCACGAAGCCGTTGTGCCAGCCCGCGCCACAGAAGGAGCAACCCAGTGA
- the lipA gene encoding lipoyl synthase, producing MLRVEARNAQTPMERKPEWIKAKVNMGPEYIGMKNLVKKEGLHTVCEEAGCPNIFECWEDREATFLIGGAQCTRRCDFCQIDSGKPTPMDRFEPTKVARSVVKMNLRYATVTGVARDDLEDEGVWLYAETIRKIHELNPGTGVEILIPDFSGKPENIQAICDAKPEVFAHNVETVPRIFKRIRPAFRYERSMDVITQGHDLGMVTKSNLILGMGETREEISEALRDLHEAKCDLITITQYLRPSERHLPVDRWVKPQEFLDLRDEAEELGFLGVMSGPLVRSSYRAGRLWATAMRKKGREIPAELAHIAEGIEDSGHTRQEAASLVAAQA from the coding sequence ATGCTCCGGGTCGAGGCCCGCAATGCACAGACTCCGATGGAGCGTAAGCCCGAATGGATCAAGGCCAAAGTCAACATGGGCCCGGAATACATCGGCATGAAAAACCTGGTCAAAAAAGAGGGCTTGCACACGGTTTGCGAAGAGGCAGGCTGTCCCAACATTTTTGAATGCTGGGAAGATCGCGAAGCCACCTTCCTCATCGGCGGCGCCCAATGTACCCGCCGCTGCGATTTTTGCCAGATTGACTCCGGCAAGCCCACCCCGATGGATCGGTTTGAGCCAACCAAAGTCGCGCGCAGCGTAGTCAAAATGAACCTGCGCTATGCCACTGTCACCGGCGTCGCCCGCGATGATTTGGAAGACGAAGGCGTTTGGCTCTATGCCGAGACCATTCGCAAGATTCACGAGCTAAACCCGGGCACCGGCGTCGAAATTCTGATTCCGGACTTCTCCGGAAAGCCGGAAAACATTCAGGCAATTTGCGATGCTAAGCCTGAGGTCTTTGCGCACAATGTTGAAACCGTGCCTAGGATTTTCAAGCGAATTCGTCCCGCATTCCGTTACGAGCGTTCCATGGATGTGATCACCCAGGGCCACGATTTGGGCATGGTAACCAAGTCCAACTTGATCTTGGGTATGGGTGAGACCCGCGAAGAGATTTCCGAGGCGCTCCGCGACCTGCATGAAGCAAAGTGCGATCTCATCACGATTACTCAGTACCTCCGTCCGAGCGAACGGCACCTACCGGTTGATCGCTGGGTCAAGCCGCAGGAGTTCCTTGATCTGCGCGACGAAGCTGAAGAACTGGGCTTCTTGGGTGTCATGAGCGGCCCGTTGGTTCGCTCGTCTTACCGTGCTGGTCGCTTGTGGGCAACGGCAATGCGCAAAAAGGGCCGCGAAATTCCTGCGGAACTGGCGCATATTGCCGAAGGCATTGAAGATTCCGGTCACACCCGCCAAGAGGCTGCCAGCTTGGTGGCCGCGCAAGCCTAG